The Nitrososphaerales archaeon genomic interval GGGAAGGAACATCTGGCAATCCAACCATCCGGTTGCTATGATAAAGGCCGTCCGATCAATTGTTCACGAAAACGCTACGGCTAAAGAAGCGTATGATCTCTTTAACAAGGAATCAAAGGCAATAGGTATAGAGAGACAGCTTTAGCCCTTTTCGGACGGAATTTTCGAAAAATGTTCATGAACGATCAGCCATTGCAAGTCTTTCTTATACAAGACCATTGTTGCACGTGATCTTATGCTCATGGTTCTACCAGTGAAGCTATAATCGTCTACAAGCATACCTGTATGTTCCACAATAAATGTCGCAATTGCCATCTCATTGAACATATCCACTCTCAGGTCTTCGATCTTGAAGTCATAGTCTGATACATTTGCAAAATACAGCTCTTCATACATACATGTTTCATTGTAGTCCATTCTCATGTATGGGGGCGTCTCATTGAACTTTGAGAACCTTTTGTCATTATAATGCAGGGACTGGATAGCCTGCAGATCCTTACTTTTCCCAATCTCAAATGACCTATATACCAATTTCTTTACAATTTCCTCATCAGTTTCTACCAAATCACGTGTCTTAGAGGGGCAAAATATTTATAATTATAGAGAGTACGCATATCAGAAATACTATGCTATCTACGTATAGCGAGACAACTAGCTTGCCTGTAGGATTGCTTTTGCTAGTTGTTTTGCTAGACTAAACCTTGTAGGTTTATCTGCAGGGTTTTGGATGTGATTTGCTATGGTTGAAATGTCTGGTTCTCAGGCTTTGATTCATGCTCTAGAAAAGGAAGGGACTACTATAGTCTTTGGCATGCCCGGTGGAGCGAACCTCCCAATGTATGACGAGCTAACAAGAAGTAACATAAGGCATGTGCTTGTTAGACATGAACAGTCAGCAGCACATATGGCAGATGG includes:
- a CDS encoding nuclear transport factor 2 family protein, encoding MVETDEEIVKKLVYRSFEIGKSKDLQAIQSLHYNDKRFSKFNETPPYMRMDYNETCMYEELYFANVSDYDFKIEDLRVDMFNEMAIATFIVEHTGMLVDDYSFTGRTMSIRSRATMVLYKKDLQWLIVHEHFSKIPSEKG